Proteins from a single region of Polyangiaceae bacterium:
- a CDS encoding thymidine kinase, which produces MQITPRDTGWIEVITGCMFSGKTEELIRRLNRARYARQKVLIFKPRIDKRYAEDSVVSHSKQELIAVAIDEASEIIGHALDAEVIGIDEAQFFGKDLVPVVERLANAGKRVVVAGLDQDYLGRPFEPMPHLMAVAEYVTKNLAICVRCGNPADRSQRLVRRDATVVVGGTDTYEARCRRCFDPGETSPTQKDLFSRSEPPPAAS; this is translated from the coding sequence ATGCAGATCACCCCGCGCGACACCGGATGGATTGAGGTCATCACCGGCTGCATGTTCAGCGGCAAGACCGAAGAGCTGATCCGTCGTCTCAATCGCGCCCGCTACGCGCGGCAAAAGGTGCTGATCTTCAAGCCGCGCATCGACAAGCGCTATGCCGAAGACAGCGTCGTCAGCCACTCCAAGCAAGAGCTGATTGCCGTGGCGATCGACGAGGCCAGCGAGATCATCGGGCATGCGCTGGATGCGGAGGTCATCGGCATCGACGAAGCGCAGTTCTTCGGCAAAGATCTGGTGCCCGTCGTCGAGCGCCTGGCAAACGCGGGCAAGCGCGTCGTCGTGGCGGGGTTGGACCAGGACTACTTGGGCCGCCCCTTCGAGCCCATGCCTCATTTGATGGCGGTCGCGGAGTACGTGACGAAGAACCTCGCCATCTGCGTTCGCTGCGGCAACCCTGCGGATCGCTCGCAGCGCCTGGTGCGGCGTGACGCCACCGTCGTCGTTGGCGGAACGGATACCTACGAGGCGCGCTGCCGGCGCTGCTTCGACCCTGGCGAGACTTCGCCCACGCAAAAGGACCTGTTCAGCCGCTCCGAGCCGCCGCCCGCTGCATCGTGA
- a CDS encoding DUF3365 domain-containing protein, with amino-acid sequence MRAFTLLLLATGLSACDSSPKRLDPVPAALQPRVEVAKTAAADLKKTLSGRLLSTVQQKGPKAGIDVCADEARTMTQTVAQRHGVEIGRTSAKLRNPENAARPWVDAYLRSVADKKVADVKPAVYDLGKRIGVVEPLGTQALCLNCHGAESSLSGEVKEALAARYPKDTATGFAEGDVRGVLWVELPKEN; translated from the coding sequence ATGCGTGCCTTCACCCTGCTCCTCCTTGCCACCGGCCTGTCGGCTTGTGACAGCAGTCCCAAACGGCTGGATCCAGTCCCTGCCGCCCTGCAACCGCGGGTGGAGGTCGCCAAGACCGCAGCCGCCGATCTGAAGAAGACCCTGAGCGGTCGCCTGCTCAGCACGGTGCAACAGAAAGGGCCAAAGGCCGGAATCGACGTTTGCGCGGATGAAGCGCGCACGATGACTCAGACCGTGGCCCAGCGCCACGGGGTGGAGATCGGACGCACCAGCGCCAAGTTGCGCAACCCCGAGAACGCAGCGCGTCCCTGGGTGGATGCGTACCTTCGCAGCGTGGCGGACAAGAAGGTCGCCGACGTGAAGCCCGCCGTCTACGACCTTGGCAAACGCATCGGTGTGGTCGAGCCCTTGGGCACGCAGGCGCTTTGCCTCAACTGTCACGGAGCCGAGAGCTCCCTGAGCGGCGAAGTAAAGGAAGCGCTGGCCGCGCGCTACCCCAAAGACACCGCCACTGGGTTCGCCGAGGGCGACGTGCGTGGCGTGCTATGGGTGGAGCTGCCAAAGGAGAATTGA
- the mfd gene encoding transcription-repair coupling factor yields the protein MNEAIAGWDDASLVPAVPEDRPTLPFAELAARALGSPGPHAVVHAEGCSAALLARNLVLQGAGHVVVVAADADGMRLAADDLEAVASLTLPGTNLAREVDGDTRVLRIPTAESLPWAEVHSDRKLTIERVGSLAHIAAERAFRFAVVTPSSLLRKTVPRQVLAEACVELENETEVDVTQLAERLTRAGYLRTPVVEDPGSFAIRGGVLDVWSPQGHLPARAELYGDLIISLKHFDPEDQRSKDDVPRVWLPPCREAILSDEVELRARTVLRELCDAENYPSSKARTLIEQVAEARVFFGAEAYLPAYYELQPLWQLLPADTVFVVEDPERVVENLREELTQAQAAAALERDKPRFDFDALYVDEAAVARAAADLKVVLAHRSGVLGSPRPDSLDAWQLTTEDAPSVLTRAHPDPRASSVAPNQKKSGLLDGVLRRLRVWHDAGLFVVLTARTETQSERLRALLEHRSALSEGDVQVVTSKLARGVIAPTERLVLLTEEEIFGRRTHRRVEKAKSARAALEDLRALAVGDYVVHVEHGIGRYLGLQKKDIGGVSVELLVVEYSGGKLFLPVYRMNQVQKYSGGEGAPKVDRLGGQSFAKTKAKVQKRVRQMADELLKLYAERNALTKYPLEAADDDYFAFEATFPYEETRDQAAAIAEVLKDLEQERVMDRLVCGDVGFGKTEVALRAAFRVAMAGRQVALLCPTTVLAQQHFNTFSSRLAGYPIEVRMLSRFVNKKQQTETIRTLRDGTVDILIGTHRVLSKDVHFANLGLLIVDEEQRFGVTHKERIKQLRASVDVLTLTATPIPRTLQLAIGGLRDMSLITTPPVDRRSIRTLTSRWDDEIVRDAILRELSRGGQVFFVYNRIEGLYERAERIKALVPEARVVVGHGQMSESALEKTMLDFVAGRFDVLASTAIIESGLDIPRANTMLIDRADLFGLSQLYQLRGRVGRSSERAYCYLLVPAPDQVTDDARSRLESLERHTDLGAGFQIATLDMELRGAGDLLGAEQSGFVASVGFDLFCQMLEEATHELRGEVVVHEVEPELSFDVDGLIPDDYVSDVGLRLSFYKRLSSAADEAAVAETAAELEDRFGPPPREAKNLFELMRLKTELRRLRVLGCEATAQGVTLHLRDDTPLDPGKVGLEVAKKKSPFKLSPDGRLTRKRLESEPFANGLVALSKTLDELTALERD from the coding sequence ATGAACGAAGCGATAGCAGGCTGGGACGACGCTTCCCTGGTTCCGGCGGTGCCCGAAGATCGGCCGACGCTGCCCTTCGCGGAGCTGGCGGCTCGGGCCCTGGGCTCGCCGGGGCCCCACGCCGTCGTGCACGCCGAAGGCTGCAGCGCCGCGCTGCTCGCTCGCAACCTGGTATTGCAGGGTGCTGGCCACGTCGTGGTGGTGGCGGCGGACGCCGACGGCATGCGCCTCGCGGCGGACGACCTGGAAGCCGTTGCGTCGCTGACGCTCCCAGGAACCAACCTCGCTCGCGAGGTCGACGGTGACACCCGGGTGCTCCGCATTCCGACGGCCGAGTCACTGCCCTGGGCCGAAGTGCACTCGGACCGCAAGCTGACGATCGAACGCGTGGGCTCCCTGGCGCACATCGCGGCCGAGCGCGCCTTTCGCTTCGCAGTCGTCACGCCCAGCTCTCTGTTGCGCAAGACCGTTCCTCGTCAGGTGCTGGCAGAGGCGTGCGTGGAGCTCGAGAACGAGACGGAGGTGGACGTCACGCAGTTGGCGGAGCGGCTGACTCGAGCCGGATACCTGCGCACTCCCGTGGTGGAAGACCCCGGCAGCTTCGCCATTCGTGGCGGCGTGCTGGATGTGTGGTCGCCGCAGGGACACTTGCCGGCGCGCGCCGAGCTCTACGGCGACTTGATCATTTCACTGAAGCACTTCGACCCGGAGGACCAGCGCTCCAAGGACGACGTGCCGCGAGTGTGGCTGCCTCCTTGTCGCGAGGCGATTCTCTCGGATGAAGTGGAGCTTCGCGCGCGCACGGTCTTGCGCGAGCTGTGCGACGCGGAGAACTATCCCAGCAGCAAGGCGCGCACGCTGATCGAACAGGTCGCGGAAGCGCGGGTGTTCTTCGGCGCGGAAGCGTATCTGCCCGCCTACTACGAGCTGCAGCCGCTGTGGCAGCTTCTGCCGGCGGACACGGTGTTCGTCGTCGAAGATCCCGAGCGCGTCGTCGAGAATCTGCGCGAGGAGCTGACCCAGGCGCAGGCCGCTGCAGCGCTGGAGCGCGACAAGCCGCGCTTCGACTTCGACGCGCTCTACGTGGACGAAGCGGCGGTGGCCCGGGCCGCTGCGGATCTCAAAGTCGTTCTTGCCCACCGCTCCGGCGTTCTGGGCAGCCCGCGCCCCGACAGCCTCGATGCCTGGCAACTGACGACCGAGGACGCACCCAGCGTGCTGACGCGCGCGCATCCAGATCCGCGCGCGAGCAGCGTGGCGCCGAATCAAAAGAAGTCGGGATTGCTCGACGGCGTGTTGCGCCGCCTGCGCGTGTGGCACGACGCTGGCCTATTCGTGGTGTTGACGGCGCGCACCGAGACGCAGAGCGAACGACTGCGCGCGCTGCTCGAGCACCGCTCTGCCCTGAGCGAGGGCGACGTGCAGGTCGTGACGTCCAAGCTGGCCCGGGGCGTGATTGCGCCCACGGAGCGACTGGTGCTGCTCACCGAGGAAGAGATCTTCGGCCGACGCACGCACCGACGTGTCGAGAAGGCCAAGAGCGCCCGCGCGGCCCTGGAAGATCTGCGGGCGCTTGCCGTGGGCGACTACGTCGTTCACGTGGAGCACGGCATCGGGCGCTACCTGGGCCTGCAGAAGAAGGACATCGGCGGCGTGAGCGTGGAGCTGCTCGTCGTGGAGTACAGCGGCGGAAAGCTGTTTTTGCCGGTGTACCGCATGAACCAGGTGCAGAAGTACTCCGGCGGTGAGGGCGCGCCCAAGGTGGACCGCCTGGGCGGGCAGTCTTTCGCCAAGACCAAGGCGAAGGTGCAGAAGCGCGTGCGCCAAATGGCGGACGAGCTGCTCAAGCTCTACGCGGAGCGCAACGCCCTCACCAAGTACCCCCTGGAGGCTGCGGACGACGACTACTTCGCCTTCGAAGCGACCTTTCCCTACGAAGAAACTCGCGACCAAGCCGCCGCGATCGCCGAAGTGCTGAAAGACCTGGAGCAAGAGCGCGTCATGGACCGCCTTGTCTGCGGCGACGTCGGTTTCGGCAAGACGGAAGTCGCCCTGCGCGCGGCGTTTCGTGTGGCCATGGCCGGACGCCAAGTGGCGCTGCTGTGCCCGACCACCGTGTTGGCCCAGCAGCACTTCAACACCTTTTCCAGTCGCCTTGCGGGCTATCCAATCGAAGTGCGGATGCTGTCGCGTTTCGTGAACAAGAAGCAGCAAACGGAAACGATTCGCACGCTGCGTGATGGCACGGTGGACATCCTGATCGGAACCCACCGAGTACTCAGCAAGGACGTGCACTTCGCAAACCTGGGCCTGCTGATCGTGGACGAAGAGCAGCGCTTCGGCGTCACCCACAAGGAACGCATCAAGCAACTCCGCGCCTCCGTGGACGTCTTGACCCTCACGGCGACGCCCATCCCGCGCACCCTGCAGTTGGCCATCGGCGGCTTGCGCGACATGTCCCTGATCACGACGCCTCCTGTCGACCGCCGATCGATTCGCACCCTCACCTCGCGCTGGGACGACGAGATCGTGCGCGACGCCATTCTGCGAGAGCTGTCGAGGGGCGGACAGGTCTTCTTCGTCTACAACCGCATCGAGGGCCTGTACGAGCGAGCCGAGCGCATCAAGGCGCTCGTGCCAGAGGCCAGGGTCGTCGTCGGTCACGGCCAGATGAGCGAAAGCGCCCTGGAGAAGACCATGCTCGACTTCGTGGCGGGACGCTTCGACGTCCTGGCTTCGACCGCCATCATCGAGAGCGGGCTGGATATTCCACGCGCCAACACGATGCTGATCGATCGCGCCGACTTGTTCGGGCTGTCCCAACTCTATCAACTGCGCGGGCGAGTCGGTCGCTCCAGCGAGCGCGCTTACTGTTATCTGTTGGTGCCGGCGCCGGACCAGGTGACCGACGACGCGCGCAGTCGCCTCGAGTCCCTCGAGCGCCACACGGACCTGGGTGCGGGATTCCAGATCGCGACGCTGGACATGGAGCTGCGTGGCGCCGGGGATCTGCTCGGTGCGGAGCAGAGTGGGTTCGTCGCCAGCGTGGGCTTCGACTTGTTCTGTCAAATGCTGGAGGAAGCGACCCACGAGCTCCGAGGTGAGGTCGTCGTGCACGAGGTCGAGCCGGAGCTGTCCTTCGATGTGGACGGCCTCATTCCCGACGACTACGTGTCGGACGTCGGCTTGCGCCTCAGCTTCTACAAGCGGCTCTCGAGCGCGGCCGACGAGGCCGCGGTGGCGGAAACCGCCGCGGAGCTGGAAGACCGTTTCGGTCCGCCGCCGCGCGAAGCCAAGAACTTGTTCGAGCTGATGCGACTGAAGACGGAGTTGCGCCGCCTTCGCGTGCTTGGCTGCGAGGCCACGGCGCAGGGCGTGACTCTGCACTTGCGTGATGACACGCCCTTGGATCCCGGCAAAGTGGGCCTGGAAGTGGCGAAAAAGAAGTCGCCCTTCAAGCTATCACCGGACGGGCGCCTCACTCGCAAGCGCTTGGAGAGCGAGCCCTTCGCGAATGGACTCGTGGCGCTGTCGAAGACCCTGGACGAGCTGACGGCGTTGGAGCGGGACTGA
- a CDS encoding PilZ domain-containing protein: MLTIASDLSCQRVQNTVHEKRQHPRIPIQLDVSCESADGSVVTGSASDISLGGAFIEAEEAPAFGSKVTIVTRLPGLEPAARLPGIVRWSKPGGFGVQFGLLGARETHAITELMRR, from the coding sequence GTGCTCACGATAGCTTCGGATCTCTCCTGCCAGCGGGTTCAGAATACCGTGCACGAAAAGCGACAGCACCCACGCATTCCCATCCAGCTCGATGTGAGCTGCGAGTCGGCGGACGGCTCGGTCGTCACGGGGTCCGCGAGCGACATTTCCCTCGGCGGCGCCTTCATCGAGGCGGAAGAGGCGCCGGCCTTCGGGTCCAAGGTGACCATCGTGACGCGTTTGCCCGGGCTCGAGCCCGCGGCACGCCTTCCCGGCATCGTCCGCTGGAGCAAACCCGGCGGTTTCGGCGTCCAGTTTGGCCTGTTGGGCGCGCGAGAAACCCACGCCATCACCGAGCTGATGCGGCGCTAG
- a CDS encoding SCP2 sterol-binding domain-containing protein, which yields MKIHPAMSDVPDSPEAFFTQYIPARFDSVKGGLAGKTSNGSMTFRVLGAGEWSLRIKDGELVVTSGMADDVVLQVTANQADFGPIFVQGAVQQEGAPIGAEQQVLAFKVLTVDAERIKLVKGIVGSVAFVIDSDGTTHHLAITPGTQTPKLDDAECRLEVKMNDFMEMQTGKQNPMQLAMSGKIKIVGNAQIPMALSGVFV from the coding sequence ATGAAAATCCATCCCGCCATGAGCGACGTGCCCGACTCACCGGAAGCCTTTTTCACTCAGTACATCCCCGCGCGCTTCGACAGCGTGAAGGGCGGTCTCGCCGGCAAGACCAGCAATGGCAGCATGACCTTTCGCGTTCTCGGTGCCGGTGAGTGGAGCCTGCGCATCAAAGACGGTGAGCTAGTCGTCACTTCGGGCATGGCCGACGACGTGGTGCTGCAGGTCACCGCGAACCAGGCCGACTTTGGGCCCATCTTCGTGCAGGGCGCCGTTCAGCAAGAGGGCGCGCCGATTGGCGCGGAGCAGCAGGTGCTCGCGTTCAAGGTGCTGACCGTCGACGCCGAGCGCATCAAGCTGGTCAAGGGCATCGTGGGCAGCGTGGCCTTCGTGATCGACTCCGACGGCACCACGCATCACTTGGCGATCACACCGGGAACTCAGACGCCGAAACTGGACGACGCCGAGTGCCGCCTTGAAGTGAAGATGAACGACTTCATGGAGATGCAAACCGGCAAGCAAAACCCGATGCAGCTCGCCATGAGCGGCAAGATCAAGATCGTCGGCAACGCCCAAATCCCCATGGCCCTCTCCGGCGTCTTCGTCTGA
- a CDS encoding C-type lectin domain-containing protein has protein sequence MRRLPLVFLGAMAALAGCGLDSGGDAIQFGDGGSSGADASVGGASGSGGASVGGNSGFGGVSGASGSSGSSGSSGASGSSGASGSSGASGSSGASGSSGASGAGGVVGTGGVVGTGGVVGTGGVVGTGGVVGTGGVVGTGGVVGTGGVVGTGGVVGTGGVVGTGGVVGTGGVVGTGGVVGTGGVVGTGGVVGTGGVVGTGGVVGTGGVVGTGGTGGVGGTGGANTGGAGGSGGATGLDCSQWSGAKAFTVQGQTHCYWLVSSGKNFDDATKNCKDAGGYLATMHSKAENDFVQTVAFGSSAFSAVWIGLSRGFFEACWDSGSFDWITSESKPYGNWSSGEPNCTGVAAVMADDGQWRDRIAIDSYASVCEAGPLFK, from the coding sequence GTGAGGCGGCTTCCCCTTGTCTTCCTTGGCGCCATGGCTGCGCTCGCCGGCTGCGGTCTGGATTCCGGCGGCGACGCGATCCAGTTTGGCGACGGCGGTAGCAGTGGTGCGGACGCGTCCGTCGGCGGCGCGAGCGGCAGTGGCGGCGCCAGCGTCGGAGGGAACAGCGGCTTCGGCGGCGTCAGTGGCGCGAGCGGCAGCAGTGGCTCGAGCGGCAGCAGTGGTGCGAGCGGCAGCAGTGGTGCGAGCGGCAGCAGTGGTGCGAGCGGCAGCAGTGGTGCGAGCGGCAGCAGTGGTGCGAGCGGCGCGGGCGGCGTCGTAGGCACCGGCGGCGTCGTAGGCACCGGCGGCGTCGTGGGAACCGGCGGCGTCGTAGGAACCGGCGGCGTCGTAGGCACTGGCGGCGTCGTAGGCACTGGCGGCGTCGTTGGAACTGGTGGCGTCGTAGGAACCGGCGGCGTCGTAGGAACTGGTGGCGTCGTAGGAACCGGCGGCGTCGTAGGCACTGGCGGCGTCGTTGGAACTGGCGGCGTCGTTGGAACTGGCGGCGTCGTTGGAACCGGTGGCGTCGTTGGAACCGGTGGCGTCGTTGGAACCGGTGGCGTCGTAGGCACTGGTGGCGTCGTAGGCACCGGCGGCACTGGCGGCGTCGGTGGAACTGGCGGCGCGAACACCGGCGGAGCGGGCGGAAGCGGCGGAGCCACTGGGCTCGATTGCAGCCAGTGGTCGGGCGCCAAGGCCTTCACGGTGCAAGGTCAGACCCACTGCTATTGGCTCGTGTCGTCGGGCAAGAACTTCGACGACGCCACCAAGAACTGCAAAGACGCAGGCGGCTACCTGGCGACGATGCACTCGAAGGCCGAGAACGACTTCGTGCAAACCGTGGCGTTCGGTTCGTCCGCTTTCAGTGCCGTGTGGATCGGGCTGTCGCGCGGTTTCTTCGAGGCATGCTGGGACAGCGGCTCCTTCGACTGGATTACGAGCGAGTCCAAGCCCTACGGCAACTGGTCCAGCGGCGAGCCGAACTGCACCGGCGTCGCGGCAGTGATGGCCGACGACGGTCAGTGGCGCGATCGCATCGCGATCGACAGCTACGCCTCGGTCTGCGAAGCAGGCCCCCTCTTCAAGTAG
- a CDS encoding metalloregulator ArsR/SmtB family transcription factor: MPNQAAQLDGVFRALADPTRRAVIARLSQGEASVSELARPFDMALPSFLQHLQVLESSGLVRSTKAGRVRTYRFSPTGLKLAEGWLVHQRELWDRRLDQLDDYLTKMKSTHSKTRSK, translated from the coding sequence GTGCCTAACCAAGCTGCGCAGCTCGACGGCGTCTTCCGTGCCCTGGCGGACCCGACTCGTCGTGCCGTCATTGCGCGGCTCAGCCAAGGTGAGGCATCGGTTTCGGAACTGGCGCGGCCCTTCGACATGGCATTGCCGTCCTTCCTCCAGCATCTGCAGGTGCTAGAGAGCAGCGGCCTGGTGCGTTCCACCAAGGCCGGGCGCGTGCGCACGTACCGCTTTTCGCCGACGGGGCTGAAGCTGGCGGAGGGATGGCTGGTCCACCAGCGGGAGCTATGGGACCGCCGCCTCGATCAACTCGACGACTATCTGACGAAGATGAAATCAACCCACAGCAAGACGCGGAGCAAGTAG
- a CDS encoding SRPBCC family protein codes for MKPDPKLDLLLERVVDVPPELVWKAWTEPEHLKQWFTPKPWQTVDCEIELRPGGIFKTVMRSPEGDEFPNAGCYLEVVPNRRLVWTGALERDYRPVVPDPHAPFMFTAYILLDPEGTGTRYRALVIHSDEDGRQKHEAMGFHDGWGKALDQLVEYMHSKP; via the coding sequence ATGAAACCTGACCCCAAGCTGGATCTGTTGCTGGAGCGAGTCGTAGACGTTCCCCCAGAGCTCGTCTGGAAGGCGTGGACCGAACCGGAACACCTCAAGCAGTGGTTCACTCCCAAACCCTGGCAGACCGTGGACTGCGAGATCGAGCTGCGGCCCGGCGGGATCTTCAAGACCGTGATGCGCTCCCCCGAGGGCGATGAGTTTCCAAACGCGGGCTGCTATCTGGAAGTGGTGCCCAACCGACGCCTGGTCTGGACGGGCGCCCTCGAACGTGACTACCGGCCCGTTGTCCCCGACCCCCACGCGCCGTTCATGTTCACTGCGTACATCCTGTTGGACCCCGAAGGGACCGGGACTCGCTACCGCGCGCTGGTGATCCACTCCGACGAGGACGGACGCCAAAAGCACGAAGCCATGGGCTTCCACGACGGCTGGGGCAAAGCCCTCGACCAACTCGTCGAATACATGCACTCGAAACCCTGA
- a CDS encoding tolB protein encodes MKTSATLAGVIVSLVCAQAFADTSSQATADESLLGEYVVTGTVQEHIPKIAILPSLAPDMEDVTLRGIVRRDVELSGLFDVIPDSKAPPGLYGFDDAVNVDEWRKLGAEAIVKVAARKHDSGKIQVFGLAYFPAVGKDPVYEKKLLVDSADMRVTSHRITDALLGALTGRPGGFASHFVFSGKWGKNRRIFSMDSDGHDLKPLTDPALTAIAPVWGPNETIFYTHSKNYAPFSLVSWDGKTHSPIKTAFKTSIYSVAFNKDGTQMAIAVANRTGSAVYVGNPDGSGMKKVSKTPIATHPAFSPSGKLAWIGGDPNKRGGQRVYVDGKAVSPSGFTAAAPTFCDTEDGIRLVYSVSVYGDKSDIVMSDEKGQGIARLTRNMGTNKYPACSPDGRLIAFFSDRQKKPGIYFLSLKRWRTIKLNAQFGESLRWEALPPAKGAAP; translated from the coding sequence ATGAAGACATCTGCGACGCTTGCCGGCGTCATCGTGAGCCTGGTGTGTGCCCAGGCCTTCGCCGACACCAGCAGCCAGGCAACCGCTGACGAGAGCCTGCTCGGCGAATACGTGGTCACCGGGACCGTGCAGGAGCACATTCCCAAGATTGCCATCCTGCCCAGCCTTGCGCCGGACATGGAAGACGTGACGCTGCGTGGCATCGTTCGCCGCGACGTGGAGCTCTCGGGACTGTTCGACGTGATCCCAGACAGCAAAGCGCCTCCGGGGCTCTACGGCTTCGACGACGCGGTGAACGTGGACGAGTGGCGCAAGCTCGGCGCCGAGGCCATCGTCAAGGTCGCCGCGCGCAAGCACGACTCGGGCAAGATCCAGGTGTTCGGCCTGGCCTACTTTCCCGCGGTGGGCAAGGACCCGGTCTACGAGAAGAAGCTCCTCGTGGACTCCGCGGACATGCGCGTCACTTCTCATCGCATCACGGACGCGTTGCTGGGGGCCCTGACGGGACGCCCCGGCGGCTTCGCGAGCCATTTCGTGTTCAGCGGCAAGTGGGGCAAGAACCGCCGCATCTTCAGCATGGATTCGGACGGTCACGACCTGAAGCCGCTGACGGATCCCGCCCTCACCGCCATCGCACCCGTCTGGGGTCCGAACGAAACCATCTTCTACACCCACAGCAAGAACTACGCGCCCTTCTCCCTCGTGAGTTGGGACGGCAAGACCCACAGCCCGATCAAGACGGCGTTCAAGACCAGCATCTACAGCGTGGCCTTCAACAAGGACGGCACGCAGATGGCCATCGCCGTGGCCAACCGCACTGGTAGCGCGGTGTACGTCGGCAACCCGGATGGCTCGGGCATGAAGAAGGTCTCCAAGACGCCGATCGCGACGCACCCGGCCTTCTCACCCAGTGGCAAGCTGGCGTGGATTGGCGGCGATCCGAACAAGCGCGGCGGTCAGCGCGTGTACGTGGACGGCAAGGCCGTTTCGCCGTCGGGTTTCACTGCTGCAGCGCCGACCTTCTGCGACACCGAGGACGGCATTCGCCTGGTGTATTCCGTCTCGGTCTATGGCGACAAGTCGGACATCGTGATGAGCGACGAGAAGGGCCAGGGCATCGCGCGCCTGACCCGCAACATGGGTACCAACAAGTACCCCGCGTGCAGCCCCGACGGCCGACTGATCGCGTTCTTCTCGGATCGGCAGAAGAAGCCCGGCATCTACTTCCTGAGCCTCAAGCGCTGGCGCACGATCAAGCTCAACGCTCAGTTCGGCGAGTCGCTCCGCTGGGAAGCCCTCCCCCCCGCCAAAGGCGCCGCGCCTTGA
- a CDS encoding TonB C-terminal domain-containing protein — MTTRAETFMPFEIVVALAAAVVVQVGFTVLLVAAGEGKAKIAAFEEAPTMEEPIAVKPILDDELPMMKLGGKKKLRAKLPDMWQKQAPIPLSKFEELSAPSEKAKDDPEAIASAPVATADAAPPPPDAETVDGAAVVLDSGPQPEGGSPQESEVVGEGSPDGVKEGTTTDPLQANWAKTYHIKILSWFNARFRPPVGEVPCEELKNLTALVQANVSPDRSVTGYTLSRPSGNAAFDARARAAMDGMVGQQLPPPPPLCTTCNVPSVVSVTFSGRTNQCK; from the coding sequence GTGACTACCCGAGCCGAGACCTTCATGCCCTTCGAGATCGTCGTCGCGCTGGCGGCGGCGGTCGTGGTGCAAGTCGGGTTCACGGTGCTCTTGGTGGCTGCAGGCGAAGGCAAGGCGAAGATCGCTGCTTTCGAAGAGGCTCCGACGATGGAGGAACCGATCGCCGTCAAGCCGATCCTCGACGACGAACTGCCGATGATGAAGCTCGGCGGCAAGAAGAAGCTGCGCGCCAAGCTGCCCGACATGTGGCAGAAGCAAGCGCCGATTCCCCTCTCCAAGTTCGAAGAGTTGAGCGCGCCTTCGGAGAAGGCGAAGGACGATCCCGAGGCGATTGCCTCGGCCCCCGTCGCGACGGCTGACGCGGCACCGCCACCGCCGGACGCGGAAACCGTCGACGGCGCCGCCGTGGTGTTGGACTCCGGCCCCCAACCCGAGGGCGGATCACCCCAAGAGTCGGAAGTGGTGGGGGAAGGTTCCCCAGATGGCGTGAAAGAGGGAACCACTACGGACCCACTCCAGGCCAACTGGGCGAAGACCTATCACATCAAGATTCTGAGCTGGTTCAACGCGCGTTTTCGCCCGCCCGTGGGCGAAGTTCCCTGCGAAGAATTGAAGAATTTGACTGCGCTGGTGCAAGCGAACGTCTCACCAGATAGAAGCGTGACTGGCTACACACTCTCTCGCCCCAGCGGCAACGCTGCTTTCGACGCCCGTGCGCGCGCGGCGATGGACGGCATGGTTGGACAGCAACTACCGCCGCCGCCGCCCCTTTGCACGACCTGCAACGTACCGTCCGTCGTGAGCGTGACGTTTTCTGGACGAACCAATCAATGCAAATGA
- a CDS encoding biopolymer transporter ExbD, with the protein MGAKIGGSRGRRGGFTDINVTPLVDVMLVLLVVFMVTAPLLTTGLRINLPEVKAAQTPVKDARLLVTVTKDERILFGEKDVTDRIDAALKESARVQKERELYIRADKEARYGIVATVVAAARNSGVESLNLLVQPELEEVDEEEPTKPKPGSQPTVKKP; encoded by the coding sequence GTGGGCGCCAAGATCGGCGGGTCCCGCGGGCGTCGCGGAGGTTTCACGGACATCAACGTGACGCCCCTCGTGGACGTCATGCTGGTGCTGCTCGTCGTGTTCATGGTGACGGCGCCCCTGTTGACCACGGGGCTTCGCATCAACCTACCCGAGGTGAAAGCCGCCCAGACCCCCGTCAAGGACGCGCGGCTGCTCGTCACCGTGACGAAGGACGAGCGCATTCTGTTCGGTGAGAAGGACGTCACCGACCGCATCGACGCAGCGCTCAAGGAGAGTGCTCGCGTGCAGAAGGAGCGCGAGCTCTACATCCGCGCCGACAAAGAGGCGCGCTACGGCATCGTGGCCACGGTGGTGGCGGCAGCGCGCAACAGCGGCGTGGAAAGCCTGAATCTTCTGGTGCAGCCGGAGCTCGAGGAAGTGGACGAAGAAGAGCCGACCAAACCCAAGCCGGGTAGCCAACCCACGGTCAAGAAGCCGTGA